Proteins from a single region of Bacteroidales bacterium:
- a CDS encoding DUF3368 domain-containing protein produces the protein MKNGLVIADSGSIFSLAAIEKLEILNQLFDSIKIPLAVWEEITRSKKTAHYQQIHSFFQDKIQEILGFNDLSFIMDYGESESVILYKELQADFLLIDDKKARKIAENFGIRCIGTIGLLSVAKDKGIILELRPLFKVLLKNKRFYSLTLLNAILENHKEKVLN, from the coding sequence ATGAAAAATGGGCTTGTAATTGCCGATTCGGGCTCTATATTTTCACTTGCAGCCATCGAAAAACTTGAAATACTAAATCAATTATTTGATAGCATTAAGATCCCTTTGGCAGTTTGGGAGGAGATAACGCGGAGCAAAAAGACTGCTCATTATCAACAAATCCATTCATTTTTTCAGGATAAGATACAAGAAATTTTAGGCTTTAACGACTTGTCGTTTATAATGGATTACGGAGAATCTGAATCAGTAATTCTATACAAGGAGTTGCAAGCAGACTTTCTGTTAATTGATGATAAGAAAGCTCGTAAAATTGCTGAGAACTTTGGAATCAGATGTATCGGTACTATTGGTTTATTGTCGGTTGCAAAGGATAAGGGAATTATTTTAGAATTAAGACCACTCTTCAAAGTATTGTTAAAAAATAAGCGATTCTACTCCCTAACGTTATTAAATGCTATTCTTGAAAATCACAAGGAGAAGGTGTTAAACTAA
- a CDS encoding UPF0175 family protein, which translates to MNTQTISIDFPADLFLALNETENEIKQHIKVLLAIRLYKLQKLTIGKAAQVAGLSRLQFETILSEHEIPISNLTIEDVISDKEKLK; encoded by the coding sequence ATGAACACTCAGACAATATCCATAGATTTTCCTGCTGATCTATTTCTGGCTCTGAATGAAACAGAAAATGAAATAAAGCAGCATATTAAGGTTTTATTAGCCATCCGACTTTACAAATTGCAAAAACTTACCATTGGAAAAGCTGCACAAGTTGCAGGTCTTTCAAGGCTACAATTTGAAACGATACTGTCAGAGCATGAAATCCCAATATCAAATTTGACAATTGAAGATGTTATTTCTGATAAAGAAAAGCTGAAATGA
- a CDS encoding GH92 family glycosyl hydrolase: MKLPSATDYLSKNKISVFLLSIALLLIVGCSEKKDRITRYVDPLIGTDAHGHVYPGSAVPFGMVQLSPDTRKDSWDGCSGYHYSDSTIMGFSHTHLSGTGVGDYGDIRIMPTTGAIITEPGAEENPETGYRSRFRHETETATAGYYGVQLDDYNIRAELTVTPRAGFHCYTYPATDEANIIIDLTEGVTSDKILELWIEIISDTEIQGLRRTSGWAKNQYVFFNAEFSKPFKRYGLLKDGTEQPLEKKVEGTDVKAWITFATAADDQVKVKVGISAVSAENARMNRQEEILGWNFEKIRRKANNLWHDELTKIEVKADNASTESLQVFYTALYHALLNPNLYSDADGSYRGHDNEIHKSAHSTNYYTVFSLWDTYRAAHPLLTILDEERTNDFIRTMLLQYEQGGLLPVWELAANETNCMIGYHAVSVIADAYAKGIRDYDTELALEACVTSAMQNQFGLKWYKELGYIPSDEESESVSKTLEYAYDDWCIAQFAKGLGKQEVYETFIKRAQNYKNVYDPQTKFMRARLNSMWFSPFDAHEVNFNYTEANSWQYSFYAPQDISGLMQLMGGPEILAQQLDGLFTAPEETTGRRQSDITGLIGQYAHGNEPSHHAAYLYNYCGQPWKTQALVRKIMSELYTHQPDGLCGNEDCGQMSAWYVMSAMGFYPVAPGSNVYAIGSPAFTSMKLHLENGKKLVIESTNFSDKNVFIQTATLNGEVLPNSYLTHQQIMEGGYLRFEMGASPNKAWGSSASEIPVSSIDTLLITPVPFVAEGNSVFYDSQQVALGCADTTATIYFSTDTTWKMEKYETPFRVSENTILHAYAEAEGKMRSYATTSRMMKIAKGRTITLKSAYANQYNAGGDMALIDYQRGGGDFRTGRWQGYYGVDLEAIVDLGKSQNIKSISMGFLQDTDSWIFMPQQVDFYTSADGRNWRLAGKVETPVEATNTEPQTTDFTTKTNGTTGRYVKVVAHNIGPCPPWHKGAGDPAWIFADEIVIDAE; encoded by the coding sequence ATGAAACTACCATCTGCAACTGATTACCTATCAAAAAATAAAATCTCTGTTTTTTTGCTTTCAATAGCCTTGCTGCTGATTGTTGGCTGTAGTGAAAAGAAAGACCGGATTACCCGTTACGTCGATCCGCTCATCGGCACCGATGCGCACGGACACGTTTATCCCGGTTCTGCTGTGCCTTTCGGGATGGTGCAGCTCAGTCCCGACACGCGCAAAGACAGTTGGGATGGCTGCTCAGGATACCACTATTCCGACAGCACCATCATGGGATTTAGCCACACCCACCTGAGTGGAACAGGCGTGGGCGATTACGGCGACATCAGGATAATGCCCACCACCGGAGCCATTATTACCGAACCGGGAGCGGAAGAGAATCCAGAAACGGGTTATCGCTCGCGTTTCCGGCACGAAACCGAAACTGCTACCGCAGGATATTACGGCGTTCAGCTCGACGATTACAACATCCGGGCAGAGCTTACCGTCACGCCCCGTGCAGGTTTTCATTGTTATACCTATCCGGCCACCGACGAAGCCAACATCATCATTGACCTCACCGAAGGCGTTACTTCCGATAAAATTTTAGAGCTTTGGATAGAGATCATCAGCGACACTGAAATTCAAGGTCTGCGTCGCACCAGCGGATGGGCAAAAAACCAATACGTTTTTTTTAATGCCGAATTTTCAAAACCTTTCAAACGATATGGTTTACTTAAAGATGGAACTGAACAGCCACTCGAAAAAAAAGTGGAAGGTACCGATGTTAAAGCCTGGATCACATTTGCCACCGCAGCGGATGATCAGGTGAAGGTAAAAGTGGGCATTTCGGCGGTGAGTGCTGAAAATGCACGCATGAACCGCCAGGAGGAAATTCTGGGATGGAACTTTGAGAAAATTCGCCGTAAGGCAAATAACCTCTGGCATGACGAACTTACAAAAATAGAAGTGAAGGCGGACAATGCTTCCACAGAAAGTCTTCAGGTTTTTTATACCGCACTTTACCACGCGCTGCTCAACCCCAATCTTTACAGCGATGCGGATGGCAGCTATCGCGGTCACGACAACGAGATTCACAAGAGTGCCCACAGCACCAACTATTACACGGTTTTTTCGCTTTGGGATACTTACCGTGCCGCCCATCCGCTGCTTACTATTTTGGATGAAGAGCGCACCAACGACTTTATCCGCACCATGCTGCTGCAATACGAGCAGGGCGGTTTACTGCCCGTGTGGGAGCTGGCGGCCAACGAAACAAACTGCATGATTGGCTACCATGCTGTATCGGTAATTGCTGACGCTTACGCGAAAGGCATCCGCGATTACGACACCGAGCTGGCGCTTGAAGCCTGCGTAACGAGCGCCATGCAGAATCAGTTTGGTTTGAAATGGTACAAAGAGTTGGGCTACATACCTTCAGACGAAGAATCGGAGTCGGTCTCGAAAACGCTCGAATATGCTTACGACGACTGGTGTATCGCGCAATTTGCTAAAGGACTCGGCAAACAGGAAGTTTACGAAACATTTATAAAGCGGGCACAGAACTACAAAAACGTATACGATCCGCAGACAAAATTCATGCGCGCAAGGCTCAACAGTATGTGGTTTTCTCCGTTCGATGCGCACGAAGTCAACTTTAACTATACCGAGGCCAACTCGTGGCAATACAGCTTTTACGCCCCGCAGGATATCAGCGGACTGATGCAGCTAATGGGCGGTCCGGAAATTTTGGCGCAACAGCTCGATGGCCTCTTTACAGCACCCGAGGAAACCACCGGACGGCGTCAGTCGGATATTACCGGGCTGATTGGCCAATATGCCCACGGCAACGAGCCCAGTCACCATGCAGCTTATCTTTATAATTATTGTGGTCAGCCGTGGAAGACGCAGGCGCTGGTGCGCAAAATTATGAGCGAGCTTTATACCCATCAGCCTGATGGCTTGTGCGGCAATGAAGATTGCGGACAGATGTCGGCCTGGTATGTAATGAGCGCCATGGGATTTTATCCGGTAGCGCCCGGCTCGAATGTTTATGCCATCGGCAGTCCGGCCTTCACAAGTATGAAACTACATCTTGAGAATGGGAAAAAGCTGGTTATTGAAAGCACCAATTTCTCCGATAAAAATGTTTTCATCCAAACGGCCACTCTCAACGGTGAGGTGCTGCCCAACAGTTACCTCACACACCAACAAATTATGGAGGGCGGCTACCTGCGTTTCGAAATGGGCGCTTCGCCCAACAAAGCCTGGGGCAGCAGTGCCAGTGAAATTCCCGTTTCATCCATCGACACGCTGCTGATCACTCCGGTGCCTTTTGTAGCTGAAGGTAACAGTGTGTTTTACGATTCGCAGCAGGTGGCACTGGGCTGCGCCGACACTACTGCTACTATTTATTTCAGCACCGATACCACTTGGAAAATGGAGAAATATGAAACACCTTTCCGCGTAAGCGAAAACACAATCTTGCATGCCTATGCTGAAGCCGAAGGGAAAATGAGAAGTTATGCAACTACCTCGCGGATGATGAAAATAGCCAAGGGGCGCACCATCACGCTCAAGTCGGCTTATGCCAACCAGTACAACGCGGGGGGCGACATGGCGCTGATCGACTACCAGCGCGGCGGCGGCGACTTCCGCACAGGGCGTTGGCAGGGCTACTATGGAGTAGACTTGGAAGCCATTGTTGATTTGGGGAAATCACAAAATATCAAATCAATCTCAATGGGATTTTTGCAGGATACCGATTCGTGGATTTTTATGCCGCAGCAAGTGGATTTTTATACTTCTGCAGATGGACGAAACTGGCGCCTGGCCGGGAAAGTAGAAACCCCGGTGGAAGCTACCAACACAGAACCGCAAACAACAGACTTTACAACCAAGACCAATGGAACCACCGGACGCTACGTAAAAGTTGTGGCGCACAACATCGGACCATGCCCTCCGTGGCACAAAGGCGCCGGCGACCCCGCCTGGATTTTTGCTGATGAGATTGTGATAGATGCGGAATAA
- a CDS encoding N(4)-(beta-N-acetylglucosaminyl)-L-asparaginase: protein MNRRSFITKTTIAASGVVAASSLFQKEVMSNPVPVPSESGAAIRPLSISTWVHGLEANRVAMVMMQQGGRALDAVEAGVKTAEADPENQSVGFGGRPDRDGNVTLDASIIDEKGNCGAVAYLQHIVHPISVARLVMEKTPHVMLVGEGALQFALENGFQKTNLLTDASRKEWEEWKKESKYQPVPNIENHDTIGQIVIDAAGNLSGACTTSGMGFKMNGRVGDSPIIGAGLYVDNEVGGATATGIGELVMRTVGSFLVVELMRNGRSPQQACEEAVTRIANSKIDLTDSQVGFVAVNKNGETGGYSLRPGFDYALAIGNENKMIPAESYFK from the coding sequence ATGAATAGAAGAAGTTTTATCACCAAAACCACCATCGCTGCCTCCGGCGTGGTTGCAGCATCATCTCTTTTTCAAAAAGAGGTAATGTCAAATCCGGTTCCAGTGCCTTCCGAATCGGGCGCTGCGATTCGTCCGCTCTCCATCAGCACCTGGGTGCACGGACTGGAAGCCAACCGCGTGGCCATGGTGATGATGCAGCAAGGCGGCCGCGCACTCGACGCGGTGGAGGCGGGAGTAAAAACCGCCGAGGCCGATCCTGAAAACCAAAGTGTGGGCTTTGGCGGACGTCCCGATCGCGACGGCAACGTCACGCTCGACGCCTCCATCATCGACGAAAAGGGCAACTGCGGCGCGGTGGCTTACCTCCAACATATTGTTCATCCCATTTCGGTGGCACGCCTGGTGATGGAGAAAACGCCGCATGTGATGCTGGTAGGCGAAGGTGCGCTGCAATTTGCGTTGGAAAACGGATTTCAAAAAACTAATTTGCTTACGGATGCTTCGCGCAAAGAGTGGGAAGAGTGGAAAAAGGAGAGCAAATATCAACCTGTCCCCAACATCGAAAACCACGACACCATCGGGCAGATTGTAATCGATGCAGCGGGCAACCTTTCGGGCGCATGCACCACCAGCGGCATGGGTTTTAAAATGAATGGCCGCGTGGGCGACAGCCCCATCATCGGCGCAGGGTTGTATGTTGACAACGAAGTGGGCGGCGCTACTGCTACAGGCATTGGCGAGCTGGTGATGCGTACCGTGGGCAGTTTTCTGGTGGTGGAACTGATGCGCAACGGACGCTCGCCGCAGCAAGCCTGCGAAGAAGCAGTTACGCGAATAGCCAACAGCAAGATTGATCTCACAGATTCTCAGGTGGGTTTTGTAGCTGTAAATAAAAATGGTGAAACGGGAGGATACAGTCTTCGTCCCGGTTTCGACTATGCTTTGGCCATTGGCAACGAAAACAAGATGATTCCGGCAGAGAGCTATTTTAAATAA
- the ybaK gene encoding Cys-tRNA(Pro) deacylase, with product MKKTNAARILDQHKIDYQLLEYQVDKTDLSAVAGAAKVGMPVETVYKTLVLHGDKTGNLIAMIPGDADVDLKNLAALSGNKKCQMLPLREVHDATGYIRGGVSPLGLKKDYPIFIHLEIRNHPKISVSAGMRGLQLQLAPEDLIAVTGATIGNITAD from the coding sequence GTGAAAAAGACCAACGCCGCACGCATCCTCGACCAGCATAAAATAGATTATCAACTGCTGGAATATCAGGTGGACAAAACCGATCTGAGCGCAGTCGCTGGCGCTGCTAAAGTGGGTATGCCGGTGGAAACCGTTTATAAAACGCTGGTGCTGCATGGCGACAAAACGGGCAATCTTATCGCTATGATTCCCGGCGATGCCGATGTAGATCTGAAAAATCTGGCAGCGTTGAGTGGCAATAAAAAATGCCAGATGCTTCCACTCAGAGAGGTACACGATGCAACAGGTTACATCCGCGGCGGCGTGTCGCCATTAGGTCTTAAAAAGGATTATCCGATATTTATTCATTTAGAAATAAGAAATCATCCAAAAATATCTGTCAGCGCCGGGATGCGCGGACTTCAGTTGCAACTGGCTCCCGAAGATTTGATCGCAGTCACCGGGGCAACCATCGGTAACATAACGGCGGATTGA
- a CDS encoding MFS transporter: MKRTPNALAATPIFLAFLCMGFGDVAGPLTGLVKEEFNLSNAMAQLIPFMGFIMFGLLSLPMGIYQDRKGKKFILMLGLILALFGLVLPIIGNYSTFSLLLLSILLLGAGAATLQVAGNPIMRDVSPEGKYSRNLSLGQFVKAIGSLSGALIPLLAVAYWGADWRILFPIYSAFLLLTIVILSLVRIPRTLAEKVSTATFKSTFRLMGNPYIFMMVMAIFVYVGAEVSMSSQLPIFLENRYGIDLATLGIAGTGLFFVSLMIGRFLGGVILNWIRPRTFLTITLLLSLVGLAGLFIQNQIAAIISIIVIGMSFANIFPLIFSITVDWMPHRSNELSGLMVTAIVGGAFIPPIMGLVADNIGIMLSFIVPMICILYILYVALIGKRKGQQPAFEK; the protein is encoded by the coding sequence ATGAAACGAACACCTAACGCACTGGCGGCAACGCCGATTTTCCTGGCATTTCTCTGTATGGGCTTTGGCGACGTGGCCGGGCCGCTCACCGGACTCGTTAAAGAAGAATTTAACTTATCGAACGCCATGGCGCAGCTCATCCCGTTTATGGGCTTCATCATGTTTGGACTGCTCTCGCTGCCCATGGGCATTTACCAGGATCGTAAAGGCAAGAAATTTATTTTGATGCTGGGACTTATTTTGGCACTGTTCGGCCTGGTATTGCCCATCATTGGCAACTACAGCACTTTCAGTCTGCTGCTCCTCTCGATATTGTTGTTGGGCGCCGGAGCTGCCACGCTGCAAGTGGCCGGCAACCCCATCATGCGCGATGTTTCGCCCGAAGGCAAATATTCTCGCAACCTTTCGCTGGGGCAGTTTGTCAAAGCCATCGGCTCACTCTCCGGCGCACTCATCCCACTTTTGGCAGTAGCTTATTGGGGTGCCGATTGGCGGATTCTCTTCCCGATTTATAGCGCCTTTTTGCTGCTCACCATCGTCATCCTTTCGCTGGTGCGCATACCGCGAACACTCGCCGAAAAAGTTTCGACAGCCACCTTTAAATCTACCTTTCGCCTCATGGGCAATCCCTACATCTTCATGATGGTGATGGCAATATTTGTTTACGTAGGCGCCGAAGTATCGATGAGCTCTCAACTGCCTATTTTCCTCGAAAACCGCTACGGTATCGATCTTGCAACGCTTGGCATTGCCGGCACAGGACTTTTCTTCGTTTCGTTGATGATCGGTCGTTTTCTGGGCGGCGTCATCCTCAACTGGATTCGTCCGCGCACGTTCCTCACCATCACCCTGCTGCTTTCGCTCGTCGGACTGGCTGGTTTATTCATCCAAAACCAGATAGCAGCCATCATCAGCATTATTGTGATAGGAATGAGTTTTGCTAATATTTTCCCACTCATCTTTTCCATCACCGTCGATTGGATGCCGCACCGCAGCAACGAGCTTTCGGGGCTGATGGTTACAGCCATCGTGGGTGGCGCCTTCATCCCACCAATAATGGGGTTAGTTGCCGATAACATCGGGATCATGTTGAGCTTTATCGTGCCGATGATTTGCATCCTTTATATTCTTTACGTAGCCCTTATCGGGAAAAGGAAAGGTCAACAACCGGCATTTGAGAAGTGA
- a CDS encoding endonuclease/exonuclease/phosphatase family protein has translation MRTVLRLLLLAFVMVLMKSIVQGQTTGDDTKATIRVVSYNIRYDNPNDGLNAWPFREEKVATLLRFNGADIFCVQEALANQIVDLAKAFPEFDYYGPAREDGSPGGGEHNPIFYNRNKFNLLSTGTSWLSDTPDVPGSKSPSAALPRIVSWVELQDIATGKNFHVFNTHFDHIGEQARVEGAKVVTAKLATLPADARVILTGDFNTSFDTEPITIITNPNNKMMMTDSRQLSKYPPLGPDFTFAGWQLEGTPGNTIDFIFVNKPIQVIYHVVIATHSGGVYLSDHLPVLVELEL, from the coding sequence ATGCGAACTGTTCTTCGTCTGCTGCTGTTAGCGTTTGTCATGGTATTGATGAAATCAATTGTTCAGGGCCAGACCACCGGCGACGACACGAAAGCTACCATCCGCGTGGTGAGCTACAACATTCGTTATGATAATCCTAACGACGGCCTCAACGCCTGGCCGTTTCGCGAAGAAAAAGTTGCCACGCTGCTTCGTTTTAATGGAGCCGATATCTTTTGTGTCCAGGAGGCATTGGCCAATCAAATTGTTGATTTGGCGAAAGCCTTCCCGGAGTTTGATTATTACGGCCCGGCACGCGAAGATGGTAGCCCGGGAGGCGGAGAACATAATCCCATCTTTTATAATCGAAATAAATTCAATTTACTTTCGACCGGCACAAGCTGGCTCTCCGACACGCCTGATGTTCCTGGAAGCAAAAGTCCGTCGGCGGCGCTGCCGAGGATTGTGTCGTGGGTAGAATTGCAAGATATAGCCACCGGCAAAAATTTCCATGTTTTTAATACGCATTTTGATCACATTGGTGAGCAAGCACGTGTGGAAGGAGCCAAAGTCGTTACAGCCAAACTGGCTACACTTCCTGCCGACGCCCGCGTTATCCTCACCGGCGACTTCAACACATCGTTCGATACCGAACCCATCACCATTATTACCAATCCCAATAATAAAATGATGATGACCGACAGCCGGCAGTTGTCAAAATATCCGCCGCTGGGTCCGGATTTCACTTTTGCAGGATGGCAATTGGAGGGAACTCCCGGCAACACCATCGACTTTATTTTTGTAAACAAACCCATCCAGGTGATTTACCATGTGGTAATTGCAACCCACAGTGGCGGCGTCTATCTTTCGGATCACCTGCCCGTGCTTGTTGAACTGGAACTCTAA
- a CDS encoding Smr/MutS family protein: MLRSDCVSTMGEEYVDNIRFETNYETIRLQLEQTEEFRQLLLFGKTFPAQNYFNLVPDLQRISLPGTHLLQETLFDLKSSLQTLLEIITYLRELDEKKFPRLKSLVRDITIENELLRAIHRIMDDRGRIKDLASEKLKEIRQRLLRLAGEVDKSIRNILLQARKSGWVNPNDEVTIRNGRTVIPVPATHKRKIRGFIHDESATGQTVYIEPAEALETNNEIKELENAEKREITKILIVFTDYLRPQAPEVIRSYYFMGEVDFIRARASLALVLQAGLPILNDFPVVSWRDVRHPLLFLAHQKQKKSIVPLDIDLNKDQRILVISGPNAGGKSVCLKTVGLLQYMVQCGLLVPMRETSEVGVFKDLFIDIGDEQSLENDLSTYTSHLRNMKHFSLKAGNRSLFLIDELGTGTEPQVGGAIAEAVLEHLNSKGAFGVVTTHYTNLKLLADKTPGLVNGAMLFDTKKMQPLFQLQMGNPGSSFAFEMARKTGFPWYILRSAEKKAGKSQVKFDRQLQQLEVEKRQVAEKQKELEALEKKTSESLAKYTTLLETLETNKAKLLAKARKEAAQIVDGSNKLIENTIREIKEAQAEKKQTRLIRQRLEEEGDKVQQQAAPAPETKPPSKPKKAKTPAKESRILVGNRVRIPPQVTVGEVIELAGGEAVVSFGSVMMRVPVVQLVNVGEEEYHQKVVMRRRSYGHIVDELNTKMTDFRLTLDLRGKRAEESIGELQKYLDDAMLLSIKEVRILHGKGNGILRDIIREQLRGHSEVKQYNDEKVEMGGSGITVVILK, encoded by the coding sequence ATGCTCCGATCAGATTGCGTAAGCACAATGGGTGAGGAATATGTGGATAACATCCGGTTTGAAACCAATTACGAAACCATTCGTTTGCAACTGGAACAAACCGAAGAGTTCAGGCAATTGTTGCTTTTTGGAAAAACATTTCCGGCCCAGAATTATTTTAATCTTGTCCCCGACCTGCAGCGCATCAGTCTGCCGGGAACGCACCTGCTGCAGGAAACGCTTTTTGATCTGAAATCGTCGTTGCAGACGCTGCTCGAAATCATCACCTACCTGCGTGAGCTTGATGAAAAAAAGTTTCCGCGACTAAAATCTTTGGTTCGGGATATTACCATCGAAAACGAACTTCTGCGCGCCATCCATCGCATCATGGACGATCGGGGGCGCATCAAGGATTTGGCCAGCGAAAAGCTGAAGGAGATACGTCAGCGCTTGCTTCGGCTTGCCGGCGAAGTGGACAAAAGCATCCGCAACATCCTTTTGCAGGCGCGAAAAAGTGGCTGGGTTAACCCAAATGACGAAGTCACCATTCGCAACGGGCGCACGGTGATTCCGGTTCCGGCCACGCACAAACGCAAGATCAGAGGTTTTATCCACGACGAATCGGCTACCGGCCAAACGGTTTACATCGAACCCGCCGAAGCGCTCGAGACCAACAATGAGATAAAAGAACTCGAAAACGCCGAGAAACGCGAGATCACCAAAATCCTCATTGTCTTCACCGACTATCTGCGGCCACAGGCACCCGAAGTTATTCGCTCCTATTATTTTATGGGCGAGGTCGATTTTATCAGGGCACGTGCTTCGCTGGCGTTGGTGCTGCAGGCCGGGCTGCCCATCCTCAACGATTTCCCTGTTGTTTCGTGGCGCGATGTGCGTCACCCGTTGCTTTTTCTGGCACACCAAAAACAGAAAAAAAGTATCGTACCGCTGGATATTGATCTTAATAAAGACCAACGCATTCTGGTAATCTCCGGTCCCAATGCCGGCGGCAAATCGGTGTGCCTGAAAACGGTGGGATTGCTGCAATATATGGTGCAATGCGGATTGTTAGTTCCCATGCGCGAGACTTCCGAGGTGGGCGTCTTTAAGGATTTGTTTATAGACATTGGCGACGAGCAATCGCTCGAAAACGATCTGAGCACCTACACCTCGCATTTGCGCAACATGAAGCATTTTTCACTGAAAGCCGGCAACCGCAGCCTGTTTTTGATAGATGAACTGGGAACCGGAACGGAGCCACAGGTAGGCGGCGCCATTGCCGAAGCTGTGCTCGAACATTTGAATAGCAAAGGCGCTTTTGGCGTGGTAACGACGCACTACACCAATCTGAAGTTGCTGGCCGACAAAACGCCCGGATTGGTGAACGGTGCCATGCTTTTCGACACCAAAAAGATGCAGCCGCTTTTCCAGCTACAAATGGGAAATCCGGGCAGTTCTTTTGCTTTTGAGATGGCGCGCAAAACGGGTTTCCCATGGTACATCCTGCGCAGCGCTGAGAAAAAAGCAGGCAAGTCTCAGGTGAAATTCGATCGGCAGTTGCAGCAACTCGAGGTGGAGAAGCGGCAGGTGGCCGAAAAACAAAAGGAGCTGGAAGCACTCGAAAAAAAGACCAGCGAATCATTGGCCAAATACACCACGCTGCTCGAAACGCTCGAAACCAACAAGGCAAAATTGCTTGCCAAAGCACGCAAAGAAGCAGCGCAGATCGTTGATGGCAGCAACAAGCTTATTGAGAATACCATCCGTGAGATAAAAGAAGCCCAGGCCGAAAAGAAACAGACACGCCTAATCAGGCAGCGGCTTGAGGAGGAGGGCGACAAGGTGCAGCAGCAGGCCGCACCGGCTCCCGAAACGAAACCGCCATCCAAACCTAAAAAGGCAAAAACGCCTGCAAAAGAAAGTCGCATCCTGGTGGGAAACCGGGTGCGCATCCCGCCACAGGTTACCGTGGGCGAAGTGATCGAACTTGCCGGCGGCGAGGCGGTGGTGAGCTTTGGCAGCGTGATGATGAGGGTGCCGGTGGTTCAGCTGGTGAATGTGGGCGAAGAAGAATATCACCAAAAGGTGGTAATGCGCCGCAGGTCGTATGGCCATATTGTGGATGAACTCAACACGAAGATGACGGATTTTAGGCTGACCCTCGACCTGCGCGGCAAGCGTGCCGAAGAATCCATCGGTGAACTTCAAAAATATCTCGACGATGCTATGCTGCTTTCCATCAAAGAAGTGCGCATACTGCACGGCAAAGGCAACGGCATTTTGCGCGACATCATCCGCGAGCAGTTGCGTGGACATTCTGAAGTAAAACAGTATAACGATGAGAAGGTGGAAATGGGCGGCAGCGGAATCACGGTAGTGATACTAAAGTGA
- a CDS encoding MmcQ/YjbR family DNA-binding protein, with translation MMNVEEIRDYCLKKPCVTESTPFDEVTLVFKVCEKMFAVVPLDETECKVALKCDPEKAISLREHFPSAVVPAWHFNKKHWNSVIAGQAPSRRHVEQWIDDSYNLVVAGFTRKQKEMLKEADG, from the coding sequence ATGATGAATGTTGAAGAAATCCGCGACTATTGCCTAAAAAAGCCATGTGTAACCGAGAGCACTCCTTTTGATGAGGTGACGCTGGTATTCAAGGTTTGTGAGAAAATGTTTGCTGTGGTTCCTCTGGACGAAACCGAATGCAAGGTAGCGCTCAAATGCGATCCGGAGAAAGCTATCAGCCTGCGCGAACATTTTCCTTCGGCTGTTGTCCCTGCGTGGCATTTCAACAAAAAACACTGGAATAGCGTCATCGCCGGGCAGGCTCCAAGTCGGCGACATGTGGAACAATGGATCGACGACTCTTACAATCTGGTGGTGGCAGGCTTTACACGAAAACAAAAAGAAATGCTGAAAGAAGCAGATGGTTAA
- a CDS encoding T9SS type A sorting domain-containing protein yields the protein MKNVLLSSLFLVAFVFGAFAQQMQITHEGQVIPSGNTITIPGDPSQPELMAALSIKNLSSTETLMVKVRKIVVDTIPGTNNYYCWGACFPSFVYLSPTVVPIFPGTVNIEFSAHYEPKEHNGITRMIYSFFDENNVNDSVWVEVHYFASGIGIADAPSQQNVVISNPYPNPASSRVNFDYQLPANARQAVISVHSLLGSKVKEIMLFGTSGKVTFDVNDLKEGIYFYSIVVDNNIIATKRLVVSR from the coding sequence ATGAAAAACGTATTACTTTCCTCACTATTTTTAGTCGCATTTGTTTTTGGGGCTTTTGCTCAGCAGATGCAAATCACACACGAAGGTCAGGTCATTCCGTCGGGCAATACTATCACCATTCCCGGTGACCCGTCGCAGCCGGAACTGATGGCTGCACTTTCCATCAAAAATCTTTCAAGTACCGAAACTTTAATGGTTAAAGTACGCAAAATTGTGGTTGACACTATTCCTGGTACAAACAACTATTACTGTTGGGGCGCATGCTTTCCAAGTTTTGTGTACCTCTCACCAACGGTAGTCCCTATTTTCCCTGGAACGGTTAACATCGAATTTAGTGCTCACTATGAACCCAAAGAACACAACGGTATCACCAGAATGATTTACAGCTTTTTTGATGAAAACAATGTGAATGATTCGGTTTGGGTTGAAGTGCATTACTTTGCCTCCGGTATTGGTATCGCTGATGCACCAAGCCAGCAAAACGTGGTAATTTCCAATCCTTATCCCAACCCCGCTTCATCTCGTGTTAATTTTGATTATCAACTTCCGGCCAATGCACGTCAGGCTGTTATCAGTGTGCATTCGTTGCTGGGTAGCAAGGTAAAAGAGATTATGCTGTTTGGAACAAGCGGCAAAGTTACCTTCGACGTCAACGATCTGAAAGAGGGAATTTATTTCTACTCTATTGTAGTCGATAACAACATCATCGCAACCAAGCGTCTGGTGGTTTCGCGCTAA